The following coding sequences are from one Microbacterium sp. SORGH_AS_0969 window:
- the ilvN gene encoding acetolactate synthase small subunit — MSRHVLSLLVEDKPGLLTRVAGLFARRGFNIESLAVGVTEVPGLSRITVVVDVEGLPLEQVTKQLNKLINVIKIVELDPAASVQREHVLVKVRADNATRSNVLEVVNLFRASVVDYAPDAIVIEITGDSGKVGAFLKAIEPFGVKELAQSGLLAVGRGGKSITERVLRS; from the coding sequence ATGTCTCGTCACGTTCTGAGCCTCCTCGTCGAGGACAAGCCCGGTCTGCTCACGCGCGTCGCCGGCCTCTTCGCCCGCCGCGGGTTCAACATCGAGTCCCTCGCCGTGGGCGTCACCGAGGTGCCGGGTCTCTCCCGCATCACGGTCGTCGTCGACGTCGAAGGTCTGCCGCTGGAGCAGGTCACGAAGCAGCTCAACAAGCTGATCAACGTGATCAAGATCGTCGAGCTCGACCCCGCGGCATCCGTCCAGCGCGAGCACGTGCTGGTCAAGGTGCGGGCCGACAACGCGACCCGCTCGAACGTGCTCGAGGTCGTCAACCTCTTCCGCGCGTCGGTGGTCGACTACGCACCCGATGCGATCGTGATCGAGATCACGGGCGACTCGGGCAAGGTCGGTGCGTTCCTGAAGGCCATCGAGCCGTTCGGAGTGAAAGAGCTCGCGCAGTCGGGCCTTCTCGCCGTCGGTCGCGGAGGCAAGAGCATCACCGAGCGCGTCCTCCGCAGCTGA